The following are encoded together in the Equus quagga isolate Etosha38 chromosome 1, UCLA_HA_Equagga_1.0, whole genome shotgun sequence genome:
- the HSPA5 gene encoding endoplasmic reticulum chaperone BiP, whose protein sequence is MKLSLVAAVLLLLGAARAEEEDKKEDVGTVVGIDLGTTYSCVGVFKNGRVEIIANDQGNRITPSYVAFTPEGERLIGDAAKNQLTSNPENTVFDAKRLIGRTWNDPSVQQDIKFLPFKVVEKKTKPYIQVDIGGGQTKTFAPEEISAMVLTKMKETAEAYLGKKVTHAVVTVPAYFNDAQRQATKDAGTIAGLNVMRIINEPTAAAIAYGLDKREGEKNILVFDLGGGTFDVSLLTIDNGVFEVVATNGDTHLGGEDFDQRVMEHFIKLYKKKTGKDVRKDNRAVQKLRREVEKAKRALSSQHQARIEIESFYEGEDFSETLTRAKFEELNMDLFRSTMKPVQKVLEDSDLKKSDIDEIVLVGGSTRIPKIQQLVKEFFNGKEPSRGINPDEAVAYGAAVQAGVLSGDQDTGDLVLLDVCPLTLGIETVGGVMTKLIPRNTVVPTKKSQIFSTASDNQPTVTIKVYEGERPLTKDNHLLGTFDLTGIPPAPRGVPQIEVTFEIDVNGILRVTAEDKGTGNKNKITITNDQNRLTPEEIERMVNDAEKFAEEDKKLKERIDTRNELESYAYSLKNQIGDKEKLGGKLSSEDKETMEKAVEEKIEWLESHQDADIEDFKAKKKELEEIVQPIISKLYGSAGPPPTGDEEAADKDEL, encoded by the exons ATGAAGCTCTCCCTGGTGGCTGCGGTGCTGCTGCTGCTCGGCGCGGCGCGGGCCGAGGAGGAGGACAAGAAGGAGGACGTGGGCACGGTGGTCGGCATCGACCTGGGGACCACCTACTCCTG CGTCGGCGTGTTCAAGAACGGCCGCGTGGAGATCATTGCCAACGATCAGGGCAACCGCATCACGCCGTCTTATGTGGCCTTCACTCCTGAAGGGGAGCGTCTGATCGGCGATGCAGCCAAGAACCAGCTCACCTCCAACCCTGAGAACACGGTCTTTGACGCCAAGCGGCTCATCGGCCGCACATGGAACGACCCGTCTGTGCAGCAGGACATCAAGTTCTTGCCTTTCAAG gtggttgaaaagaaaacaaaaccatacaTTCAAGTTGATATTGGAGGTGGGCAAACAAAGACATTTGCTCCTGAAGAAATTTCTGCCATGGTTCTCACTAAAATGAAGGAAACTGCTGAGGCTTATTTGGGAAAGAAG GTTACCCATGCAGTTGTTACTGTACCAGCCTATTTCAATGATGCCCAACGCCAGGCAACCAAAGATGCTGGAACTATTGCTGGATTGAATGTTATGAGGATCATCAATGAGCC CACAGCAGCTGCTATTGCTTATGGCCTGGAtaagagggaaggggagaagaacATCCTGGTGTTTGACCTGGGTGGTGGAACCTTCGATGTGTCTCTTCTCACCATTGATAATGGTGTCTTCGAAGTTGTGGCCACTAATGGAGATACTCATCTGGGGGGAGAAGACTTCGACCAGCGTGTCATGGAACACTTCATCAAGCTCtacaaaaagaagactggcaaagatgttcgGAAAGACAACAGAGCTGTGCAGAAACTCCGGCGTGAGGTAGAAAAGGCCAAACGGGCCCTGTCTTCTCAACATCAAGCAAGAATTGAAATTGAATCTTTCTATGAAGGAGAAGACTTCTCTGAGACCCTGACTCGGGCCAAATTTGAAGAGCTAAACATG GACCTGTTCCGTTCTACCATGAAACCTGTCCAGAAGGTGCTGGAAGATTCTGACTTGAAGAAGTCTGATATTGATGAAATTGTTCTTGTTGGTGGCTCCACCCGAATCCCAAAGATTCAGCAACTAGTGAAAGAGTTCTTCAATGGCAAGGAGCCATCCCGTGGCATAAACCCAGATGAGGCTGTAGCGTATGGTGCTGCTGTCCAGGCTGGTGTCCTCTCTGGTGATCAAGACACAG GTGATCTGGTTCTACTTGATGTATGTCCCCTGACACTTGGTATTGAAACCGTGGGAGGTGTCATGACCAAACTGATTCCAAGGAACACTGTGGTGCCCACCAAGAAGTCTCAGATCTTTTCTACAGCTTCTGATAATCAACCAACTGTTACAATCAAGGTCTATGAAG GTGAACGACCCTTGACGAAAGACAATCACCTTTTGGGAACTTTTGATCTGACTGGAATTCCTCCTGCTCCCCGTGGGGTCCCACAGATTGAAGTCACCTTTGAGATAGATGTGAATGGCATTCTTCGAGTGACAGCTGAAGACAAAGGTACAGGCAACAAAAATAAGATCACAATTACCAATGACCAAAATCGCCTGACACCTGAAGAAATTGAAAGGATGGTTAATGATGCTGAGAAGTTTGCCGAGGAGGACAAGAAGCTCAAAGAGCGCATTGACACTAGAAACGAACTAGAAAGCTATGCCTACTCTCTAAAGAATCAGATTGGAGATAAAGAAAAGCTAGGAGGGAAACTTTCCTCTGAAGATAAGGAGACCATGGAAAAAGCCGTAGAGGAAAAGATTGAATGGCTGGAAAGTCACCAGGATGCTGACATTGAAGATTTCAAAGCTAAAAAGAAGGAACTAGAAGAAATTGTTCAGCCAATTATCAGCAAACTCTATGGAAGTGCAGGCCCTCCTCCAACTGGTGATGAGGAAGCAGCAGACAAAGATGAGTTGTAG